The following is a genomic window from Hymenobacter monticola.
AGGTCGTCGTTCTGAAGTAGGCGCAGGCTGTCGGCCGTGGCGCGGGGCATCCGGCCCAGGCGCTGGTTGATGCGAAGGCCCCGCTCCGACGAGCCGTAGTCCCAGTTCAGGTAATACGGGTAGTCTTCGGGCCGCACCGACGACTGGTTGGCCGACGACACGAAGTCCCGCGCTGGGTTCTTCACGTGCGGGTTCTGGGCAGCCGGAATCCAGCCCTGCCACTCCTGCGCTGGGTCGCGCCCGTCGAGCAGGTACTTGCCCTGCTCGCGCCATTTCAGCGGGAAGCGGCCATTGGGCCACAGGGCAATATCCTGGGCCGTGTTCGCAAAAACAAAGTTCTGCGCCGGGGCGCCGTAGCTGGCCAGCGCCGCGGTATAGTCGGCGTAGGAGCGGGCGCGGTTGAGGCGGTAAAAGGTCAGGAACTCGTTGGCCGCGTCGTGGGCCGTCCAGCGGGCGGCGTAGCCGATGGGCGTCTGGGCCATGAAGGGCGTCTGCGGCCGCTCATACACCACCGGGCCGTGGTGGGTGTAGAGCACAGTATCGAGCCGGTCGGCCTGCCCGCGCACCTTAATGCGCTCCACCACGCGGCGCACCGGCTTCCACTGGCCCGCGTGCCAGTACTCGCGCCGCCGGGCGTCCCGAAACTGAATCTGGTACCAGTCCAGCACGTCGGCGTAGGTGTTGGTCACGCCCCAGGCGGCCTGCTCGTTGAAGCCGATGATGGCCGTGGGCGTGCCGGGAATGCTCACGCCGTACACGTTCACGCCCGGCGCGGCCAGCTGCACCTGGTACCAGATGCTGGGCAGGTTCAGCTGCAAATGCGGGTCGTTGGCCAGGATGGGGAAGCCCGTGGCCGAGCGGGCGCCGCTCACCGCGAAGTTGTTGGAACCCAGCTCCCGGTCGGGCTCCTGATTGGGCGTGTAGGGCGCTTCGGCCGCCGCGAAAGCGGGCGGTACGGGCGGCACGGCCAGCGGCTGGAAATCGAGCGGCGTGCCGGCTGGCACCACCGGCGACTCCCGGGTGGGGTAGTCCGGAAACAGGTCGCGCATCACCGCCGGGCCGTACTTGCGCAGGGCGTTGCTCATGCGCAGGTCGTCGGAGCGGCCCGTCAGGTCGAAGGCCATGTACTTCAGGATGAGGGCGCTTTTCAGCGGCTCCCAAGGCTCGGGCGCGTAGTCGAGTAGCTTGTATTCGAACGGGTAGGTGGCCGGCGTGAGGCTGTTGACGTAGGCATTTACGCCCTCGGAATAGGCCCGCACCACGGGGCCACTCACCGGGTCGGCCAGGGCCGCAGCGGTTGATTTTTGCGCCCCGAAGCCCAGGCCCATGCGCCGGAAAAACCGGTCGGTTTCGAGCCGCTCCGGCCCCACGATTTCGGCCAGCCGCCCGGCCGCCACGTGGGCCACAAAATCCATCTGCCAGAGCCGGTCGCGGGCCGTGAGGTAGCCCTGAGCGTAGTACAGGTCGTGGTCGTTTTGGGCGAAGACGTGCGGCACGCGGTGGTCGTCGTAGCGCACGGTCACGGGGAACTGCAGGCCGGGCAGGGCCAGCGTTTGCTGCGCCGGGAAATCGCCGGCCTTCTCACCGTTTTGCCAAAAGCCGCGGTAGGGGCTCAGCAGCTTGCCGAGCGGCGGCAGGTTGCCGTGCTTGGTATTCAGCGCCCACACGAGCGCGAGGCTGGCAACCAAGGCCAACAGGGCTTTAATCATTTAACAATTAACATTTATCATTTAACAAGTCGCCCAGAAGGCGCAGGTAGCAAGAAGCAGCAATTAACAACAATGCCAGCAACTACCCGCACACCAGCGCCACCTGGGCGACTTGTTAAATGATAAATGTTAATTGTTAAATGAAACTCATCGCAGCGCCACCTCGCGCACCAGCCCGCCGATGCCCCAGAGTAGCAGCTGCTGGCGCACGGCTTCGGCCTCGGGCTTCTCGCCGAACTGGCCCACGAGCACGCGGCTGCGCTGGCGGCCATCAAGCAGCTCCTGGGCAACTTCCACTTTCAACTCGGGCAGCAAGGCTTTGATGCGGGCCTGCACGGCCGTAGCGTTGGCCGCGTCCACGAAGGAGCCGGCCTGAATGAGGAAGCCCGCGGGGCAAGTCACTGTCTCGGCCGCGCTGATGACTTTCGACTTGGCCGTGCCGGAGGCGGCGATGAGGGCACCGTGCGCGTCCACGGCTGCCGAGTCGGCGTTCACGGCCGGAAGGTTGAGTACCGAGTAGGTAGTGAAGGCGGCGTCGGGGTTGGGGTCGGCGGCCACGAGGCCGGACAGGTTCTCGGGGGCAGTAGCCGGGCCCAGGGGCGTTTCGTCGGCCACTACTTCGGCCACCACGGTGGCGGCGCCGCATTCGGTGATGCCCAGCGGGCGGGCGGCAATTTCCGACAGGTCGAGGATGCGCTGGTGGCGGAAGGGGCCGCGGTCGGACACGCGCACGACCACCGTTTTGCCATTTTTTACGTTCGTGACCCGCAGGCGAGTGCCGAAGGGCAGGGTTTTGTGGGCGCAGGTGTACTTGTTGCGGTTGTAGCGCTCGCCGCTGGTGGTGCGTCGGCCCTGCAAACTACTCGCGTACCAGGAGGCCCGGCCGCGCAGCACGGTGGTGCTGACGCTGGGGGCAGATGCTGCCTTGGAGCCACGGGCGGTGGCATGCGCCGGAGCGCTCAGGAAAGACAGCAGAAAGATGAAGCAACTGGAAAGGACGAGTAAAGCAGAGCGACGAAATAAAATCATGCGTTTTGCAGATGGTGAGCAAAACAAACATAGGCCTACCCGCCTAGGCAATTGCTAAGTTTTCCATCCAGCTACTAATTGCATTGGTTGAAAAATTGTCCTATTTCCATAAAACTTGCATTTAATTAACCTTCATCTTGGCCGGAAATGTAGCCGTGAGGCGGCGTGAAACTATATTTTCTCAAAACCAGCCCTAGCCATTGCGCAGGTGCGAAAATTAGATTATGCGACGGGTATAAAATTCGGGCATCGGCCCGCCAGACATCTTTGAAACCTGGTTGCACAAGTCCAGCTTTTTTCGTATGGGCCTTGCCGGCCCGCCGGCACCTGAACCGTACCTTTGCCCCATGGATTTTGGCCGCTTGCCCGACCTGCGCTACGTTGATTTTCGGCTGCCGCCCGACCACCCCGAAACGGCCCGCGTGCTGGCCAAGGCCCGTCCCGCGCAGCCCGCGCCCGCCCGCCTGCACGTGGGCTGCCCCATCTGGACCAACAAGGAATGGCTGGGCAGCTACTTCCCGGCCGGCATCAAGGAGCCCGACTACCTGCACTATTACGCCCAGCAGTTCAACAGCATTGAGCTGAATACCACGCATTACCGCATTCCTGACGCGGCCACCGTGCGGCGCTGGCGCGAAGCCGTGGGGCCCACGTTTAAGTTTTGCCCCAAGCTGCCGCGCAGCATCAGCCACGAGCGGGAGCTGTTTCAGGCCGACGACCTGGTGGTGACCATGGCGCGGGCCTACGAGGCACTGGGCGAGAACCTGGGCTGGGCGTTTCTGCAGCTGCCGCCGCATTTCGGCCCCGAGCACCTGCCGCGGCTGGAGCGTTTTCTGCTCGACTTTCCCGAAACCGTGCCCTTGGCCGTGGAGCTGCGCCACCCGCGCTGGTACGCCGACCGGGGGCTGGCCGATGCTGTGTTCGCCACCTTCGAAGCCCTGAACAAGACGCTGGTGATAACCGACGTGGCCGGCCGGCGCGACGTGCTGCCCATGCGCCTGACCACGCCCGTGGCATTTATCCGCTTCAACGGCCACGGCCTGCATAGCACCGATTACGAGCGCGCCGACGCCTGGGCCGAGCGCCTGGCCGCCTGGGTGGCCCAGGGCATCCACGACATCTACTTTTTCATCCACCAGAAAGACGTGCGCCACGCTCCGGTTTTTGCGCAGTATTTTCTGGAAAAGGTGCGCCTGTTGACGGGTATTGTAGTGGCGCCGCCTTTCATTATTCCGCAGCCGGTGCAGGGAAATTTGTTTGGGTAGAACGTGTACCCCGATGCTCCCGCTTCGGCCCGTATGAACGATTGATGTTCAAGCGGGCCGAAGCGGGAGCATCGGGGTACACGTGCTGCTACGAGCTAACCGGCTGCTGCAGCAGCGGCCCCAGCACCTGCCACACGTTTTCGGCCAGGATTTTCTGGCCTGCGGGGTTGGGGTGCACGCCGTCGGGCAGGTTGAGCTCGCGGCGGCCCAGCACGCCTTGCAGCAGGAAAGGCACAAAGGGCAAGCTGTTTTTCTCAGCCAGGGTGCGGAACAGGGCTTTGAATTCGGCGGCGTAGTGGGCCAGGCGGTGGCCGCCCAGCGGGCCCAGGTCGAAGGGAAACTCCAGGCCGGCCAGCACCAGTTGGGCCTGCGGATACTGGCGCCGCACGGCGTCGATGATGAATTGCAGGTTTTGGGTGGTTTCGCGCACCGGAATGCCGCGGATGCCGTCATTAGCGCCGAGGGCCAGCACGAACACATCGACCGGATGGCGCGCCAGCACCGAAGCCAGGCGCTGGCGCCCGCCGGCACTGGTTTCGCCGCTCACGCCGTAATTGTAGGCTTTATAAGAAAGGTGTTGCTCGTCGAGGCGCTGCTGCAGCAGCGAGGGGAAGCTTTCGGAAGCGCGCAGGCCGTGGCCAGCGGTGAGGCTGTCGCCAAAGAAGATGATGTTTTTCATACCTGCTTTTTAACAGCTTGGAGGCCGGTTTCGTGCCGGAGCGACCTGCTAAAAAGCGCGTCATGCTGAGCGCAGCCGAAGCATCTCGCGTGCGGCAGTAGCTTATTTACTCTCGCGGTAGAGATGTTTCGGCTGCGCTCAGCATGACGTGCTAATAAACCTTCGGCCGGCTTATTCCACCACCTCCAGCATGGTGCGGAAGGAGTGGTAGCGGCCGGCGAAATGCTTGTCCATATCGGCGCGCAGGGCGGGGGCGCACACGTTTTGGTAGGCTTCGAGCTGCTCCAGGCTGATGCAGTAGTACTGAGCGGCGTAGGTGACGCCGTTGTCTTCCTCGTTGAGCATGCGCAAGAGCTGGCTCTTGATGAAAAAGCCGCTTTCCATCACCTCGGGCATGTGGGTGGTGCGCATATAGTCCAGCCATTCATCGGCTACGGCGGGGTCGATGCTGCTGGTGACGTTGTAGAGAATCATGGGGGCAATGAGTGAATGAGCGAATGGCTGAATAGGGTGAATGAATCAGGCGCGTAGAATGAAGAGTGAAAATCATTCACCCATTCACTCCTTCGCCGATTCACTCATTGAATCAGACGCGCATGGTGTCGAACTGAAAATCGGTAATACGGGCCTGAATGTCTTTGGGCGAAAGCTTTTCCGAAGCGGCGGCTTGGGCCAGGGCGGGCAATTCGGCGTCGCCGGCCAGGCGCAGGCTCAGGATTTGCTTGAGTGTGAGCTGCTTTTCCAACTCGGCGAAACGCCGGCCGCTCACTTCAAAATAGCGCTGACGCACCTCAAGCCGGCAGATGCGGTCCTGCAATTGCAGGGCGTAGTGCTGGCGTAGCATCACGAGCACACCCAGTCCGATGACGGCCAGCGCGGCCACCGTGAACCACAGCCGGGCTATCTGGTCGTCATCGCCGGCCACTTTGGTGTAGCGCGTGATGGCGTAGCCGGCCATGAGCAAGGCCAGCGGCATCAGCACGAAATGGTGCCACGGGTAATACATGGGGGTGTTTTTGGTGGGCGTGGCCATGCGGGGAAAAGGCGTTTGGTGAGCGAAAGTAGGGGAGGCGCCGGAGAAGCCGGGCAACAAAAAACTCCGACCGGAGCCGGAGTCTTTTATCAGATACGACGAAGCGGTGCCGCTGTTACTTCATTTCCTTGGCGCGCTTCTTTTCGGCGCGGGCCAGGGCACGGGCGGTGCGCTCCTGCTTCTGGGCTTCTTTGGCTGCGTCGCGCTGCTGGCTAAGCTGAGCTTTCTGCGCTTTTTCCTGGGCGCGCTGGTCGCGGAGCTGCTGTTTCAGGTCGGCTTGCTGGTTGGCGTTTGTCTTGAGTTGGTTGCGCGTGTCGCGGGCGGCTTGGTCGGAGTTGCTGCTTTGTTGCTTCTGGGCTTCGTAGGCGGCTTTGGCGTCGGTGGCGCGCTGGGCCTGCTGCTCGGGCGTGAGGGGCAGGGCGGCCGGTTCGGTAGTGGGGGCCGGCGTGGTTTGGGCGCTGGCGACGGTGGCCGTGGCCAGGGCGGCGAAGAGGGCCGCGCCGAAAAGGAGGTTTTTCATGGGAAGTGGTCACGGCCAGCCAACGGCTAACTGTTCCTTCAAACGCAGGACCCCGGGCTAAGTTGGTTATTTATTGATTTTCAATTAGTTTATTGTTTTCATGCGGGCGAGGTGCTTGCTGTGGCCCAGGGGCAGGCCGATGACAGTAATACGCAGCTGTACCGGGAATATAACTGAGGGGCGGCCTGGAGCGGCGCTGCTTGCGGCGGCACCGCGCCCAATCCGGCCAGTGCCAGCAAGTCAGTGTCGTGGTCGCCCTATGCAATACCCGTATACTTGTGGCTACTCTCCACATTTTCGGCTCTTGTTATGAAACCTTGGCGCTTATTCCTGGCGGTGGCTGCCCCAGCCGCATTCGCAGCTTTTCAGTTGCCTCCCGATGATTTCGGGCAGCGACTCGCGCAGCAGCTGCGGCGCTTTTATGCCCTCACCAGCCCGGAAAAAGTGTACTTGCAACTGGACCGTGACGCGTATGCCGCCGGCGAAACCATCTGGTGCAAGGGGTACGTAACCGGGGCCGCGCCTCTGCTGGCCGACAGCCTCAGCCAAGTGCTTTATGTTGACGTGGTTGGGCCCGACCAGAAGCTGCTCCTGCACCACGCCCTGGCAGTGCAGGATGGCGGCGCCCCGGGCAGCTTGCTGCTGCCGCCCAACCTGCCCGAAGGCCTCTACACGCTGCGCGCCTACACCAGCTGGATGCGCAACACACCCGACTATATCTTCAGCCGCGTAGTGCCGGTGGTGGGCGCCGCGGGGGCCGCGGCCAAGGCTTCCGAGAGAAAGCCAATGGCTACGGCCGGCGCGGTGCAATTCTTCCCCGAAGGCGGCGAACTGGTGGCGGGGCTGCCGAGCACCGTCGCGTTCAAGGCCACCGATGCCAGCGGCCGCGGCATTGGGGTGCAGGGCACGGTGCAGGACGAGCAGGGCGCGGTGGTAGCCCAGTTGCGCAGCCAGCACCTGGGCATGGGCCGCTTCGAGCTGCAGCCCGCGCCCGGCCGTCGCTACACGGCCCGCCTCCGCTTCGCTGGCGGCCAGGAGGCCACGTACCCGCTGCCCGCGGCCCAGCCGGCCGGGTTTACCCTGCAGGTGCAGGAGCGGGCCGATGCTTTCCAGGTGCTGGTGCGCCGCAAAGCCGGCCCCGGCGAGGCGGCCGAGCGCGTGGCCCTGGCCGCCCACGTCCAGAACACCCTGGCCTACGCGGGACAGGCCGAGGTGAGCGAGGGCCGGCCCCTGGAACTGGCCGTGCCCAAAAAGAACTTGCCGGCGGGCATTTTGCACGTTACCCTGTTTGACGGGCAGCAGGTGGCCCGCTGCGAGCGGCTGAGCTTTCACGACCCCGGCCCCGGCGCCCGGCTGCGCGTGCAGCCCGACAAAGCCGCGTACGGCCCGCACGAAAAAGTCACGCTGCAGGTATCGGCCCAGGACGCGGCCGGGCGTCCGCTGGCCGGCAACTTCGCCCTGGCCGTGACCGACGCGGCCGCCCCCGCGCTGGCCCACGGCTCGGATATTCGCACCGCACTGCTGCTGACCGCCGACCTGCAGGGGCCGGTGGAACAGCCCGGCTATTATTTCGCTGACCGCAGCGCTGCCACCGGCCGCGCCCTCGACGATTTGCTGCTCACGCAGGGCTGGCGGCGCTTCGTGTGGAAGGCCGTGCTGGCCAATCAGTGGCCGGAAACCAGCTACCCGCGCGAGCTGGGGCCCAGCCTCAGCGGCCGCGTCGTAGACAAGCGCCTGGCGCCGGTGCCCGGTGCCACCGTCAGCCTCACCCGCTTGCGACCCGTGCAGGTGCACGAAGTGCAAACCGATGGGCAGGGCCGCTTTTCGTTCACCGGCTTTTCGGGGCAGGATTCGGCAGCCGTGCGCATGGTGGCCCAACCCGCGAAGGGCGTCCGGCACCCGCAATTGCTGCTCGATGACAACGTGCTGGCTGTTTCGGCCACCTCCGGGGCGCTTTGGCCCTGGGCCGCCGACAGCGCCGGGCAGGGTTTTGCATCGATGCAGAAGCAAGTAGCAGCCTACCAGGGCCGGAGCGTCCTGCTGGGCGAGGTGCAGGTGCAGCGTGCGCCGCAAGCTCCGCTAACCGACACCCGCCGCATCTACAACCGCCCCGACGTCACCATTCTGACCAAAGACATACCGGGCATTGCCACCTACCAAAATGTGTTGCAGATTCTGCAAGGCCGGGTGTCGGGCCTCAGCGTGACCGGTAGCCAGGACAACCTGCGCATCACCATGCGCGGCAGGAGCAGCACCGAGCAAACCCGCCTGGGCCCGGCGCTGCAGGCCGCTTCGAACGCAGCCGGCGGACGCATGCGCCCGGCGCCGGTGACCGAGCCCAGCAACGAGGGGACCAACTTGCCGCTGCTGCTCCTCGACGGGGTGCCCGTGAGCAGCAGCCTGCTTGCCACCGTGCCCCTCGTCGACTTTGAGGCGGTGGAGGTGCTGCGCCCGGGGTCGGCGGCCATTTTTGGCGAGCGGGGCGGGGCCGGGGCCATTTCCTTTCTGACCAAACACGGCAACCCCAACTACGTACCCGGCGCCGAACCCGCCCCCACCGTGCGCCCGCCGCTGTATGCGCCGCCGCGCCTGCAACGGGTGCGCGAGTTCTACAGCCCCGCCACGGGCGCCGCGGCCCCCGCAGACGGGCGCAGCAGCGCCACGCTCTACTGGAACGCCGGGGTGCGCACCGGCGCCAACGGCACGGCCACGGTGACCTTCGTGAGCGCCGACAAGGCCGGCCGCTTCCGCATCGTGACGGAAGGGCTGACGCAGCAGGGGGAGCCGGTGCGTACCACGAGCCAGTTTCAGGTAGGAACTCCGAAGTAGGCCCGTCCGGATTGCGCCACCACGAAGCCCGTTGCGAAGGCTATTCCTCTACATAGTCCAGGTCTTTGTGAAAGCTCTCGGGCAGGGTGCTCACGGCCCAGAAGGCCACCAGCAGCGAGAGCCCGCCCAGCACCGCCGCGCCCGGCAGGCGGCCGCCCAGGTGCGCCTCGGCCCAGCGGAAGGCCGGTACCAGCGCCACCACCGAGCCGCGGGCAAAGTTGGGCGCCGTGGTGGCCACCGTGGCCCGCAGGTTGGTGCCAAACTGCTCGGCCGCCACCGTCACGAACAAAGCCCAGAAGCCCACCGAAATGCCCATCAGGAAGCAGACAGCATAGAAAGTAGTTTGCGACACGCCGCGCAGTCCGAATAAATACACGCCCACCATCAGCCCGCAAAAGGCCAGGAAGAGCTGCAAGGCGCGGTTGCGCGAGCGCAGCAGCTGGCTGAGCGCGCCGCTGGCAAAGTCGCCAAATACCAGCCCGAAGTAGCACCAGAACACTGCCAGCCCGGCCGACAGCGGCGCCGGCCCCGGCTGCACGCCCAGCGCCTCGCCAAACTCGGGCGCGAAGGTGATGAGGATGCCCACCACAAACCACAGCGGCACCCCAATCAGCAGGCAGCGCAGGTAGCGCCCCAGCCGGGCGCCGTTGGTAAACAGGCTGAAGAAGTTGCCCCGGCTGACGTGCGCGGCTGCCTGTGCCTTCTGGAACATGCCCGACTCGAACACGCTCACGCGCAGCAGCAGCAGCGCCAGGCCCAGGCCGCCGCCCACGAAATAGGCGTTGCGCCAGCCCCACCGGTCGCCCACCCAGTAGCCGAGCAGCGCGCCGCTCACGCCCACAGTGGCCACTATCATGGTGCCGTAGCCGCGCTTGTCCTGCGGCAGGCTTTCGCTCACGAGGGTGATGCCCGCGCCCAGCTCGCCGGCCAGCCCGATGCCGGCAATAAGCCGCAGCCAGGCATACTGGTCGAGGGTTTGAACGAAGCCGTTGGCGATGTTGGCCAGCGAGTAGAGCAAGATGGAGCCAAACAGCACCGACAGCCGGCCCTTTTTATCGCCCAGAATGCCCCACAGGATGCCGCCGAGCAGCATGCCGCCCATCTGCATCGAAATCAGGTACTCGCCTTGGGTTTTGAGGGCTTCTTTGCCCACCACGCCCAGCGAAGTGAGGCTGCCGACGCGCACGATGCTAAAGAGAATCAGGTCGTAGATATCAACGAAATAGCCCAGCGCCGCCACGATGACAGCGGCGGTGAGAACGGTGGATTTGGTGGGTGGGGAGGCTTGCATGGCCGAAATGTAGCGCGGACTTTTAGTCCGCGAAGCCAACGGCATTTATGATTTACCACTCGCGGACTAAAGTCCGCGCTACTGATGCACCGCTGCCACTGCTTCTTCGCAGCCGCTGTGACAGCCGCCGGGCAGCGCGCCATCCTCCACCTGCACGGTGCTGTGGTGGATGTGAAACTCGGTTTCGAGCCCTTTGGTGAGGGCACCGAGCCAGGCGGCATCGGCGCCGCCGGGGCGCACGAGGTGGGCCATGAGGGCGGCGTCGTGGCCGGAGCTGCTGAGGCTCCAGATGTGCAGGTCGTGCACGGACTCGACCTGGGGCTGGGCCAGCAGCCAGGCGCGCACCGCGGCGGGGTCAATGCCGTCGGGCACGGCTTGCAGTCCCAGGCGCAGGCTGTCGCGCAGCAGGCCCCACGAGCTGTAGGCGATGATGCCCAGGATGATAAAGCCGATGAGCGGGTCGAGCCAGGCCCAGCCGGTGAGCAGCACGAGGCCACCGCCGGCCACCACGCCCACGCTCACCAGCGCATCGGTGAGCATGTGCAGGTAGGCGCCGCGCACGTTCACATCGCCCTTCTGCCCACTACGGAAAAGCAGGGCCGTGACGCCGTTGACAAGGATGCCGATGCCGGCCAGCGCCATCACCCAACGGCCGTTCACGGGTTCGGGGTGGCGCAGGTGGTCGATGGTTTCCCAGAGGATGAAGCCGAGCGCGGCATAGAGCAGAGCGGTGTTGAGCAGCGCCGCCTGAATGGTGGCCCCACGGTAGCCAAAGGTGTAGCGCTGCGTGGCGGGACGACCCGCCAGCCAGGCGGCGCCCCAGGCCAGGGCCAGGCTGAGCACGTCGCTCAGGTTGTGGCCGGCGTCGGAGAGCAGGGCGGCCGAGTTGGCCCAGAAGCCACCAATAGCTTCGGCTATTACGAAGGCCAGGTTAAGGCCGATGCCGATGGCAAAAGCCGCGCTAAAGGCGCCCCCGGCGGGCGGGGCGGCGTGCTGGTGGCCAGCGTGGTCGGAATGAGAGTGGGGCATGATGGAAAGCGTTGGCGCTACGTGGATAACGTAAACGGTCGGGCTTTCGGTGCGAATAGAAGGGCACTGTGAGCGTTGTCAGCGCGGCCTTACTTGTGAATGACCATTAGCCCATACTCTTCTTTTCTAAAAAGCTTCGTTTCCTGCATTGGAATATCCTCTACAATCCCACGAAAATTCATCCGTTGTACCTGCTCGATGGCGACACGAAATTTATTGCCAATTCGAAGGGAATCGCGGGGAATATTTATTTCTCTGCTCTTGACCATTCTGCCTTGCCCGATACCATCAGTGCTCCGTATGAGTGCGAATTGATAACTCGGGATTCTATAGCGGGCATCAGTTGGAAGGATGGTAGCGAAACCTTCAGCGGGTGTCGCTCTTACCGATAATGTAAACCGAGACAGAACGGAATCAGGAGGCGTCCTTTCCCAGATAGCCTGCTTAGGGTCGGAAAGCCGTATCTCAACGGTTGGTAGCGGTGGAGGCATTACCTGAAATAGGTGCTTAAACACCAATACTCGCCCCCGATAAGCCCAAAGCGTAACCGTAGACGCTGAGGGTGCAATCAGCAACCGGTGCCTCTCTGCGTCGAGCTTCACGGTGGCGCCAGTAGCTGTGAAGCGAATGGGAAGCTGCCCCTTGCCCGGCCGAGATGGCACAATCAGCGGGTTTTCACAGTTAAGAAAAAGGCGGATAGAGTCGGGTTCAACGTCCCACTTCACTTCGTGATAAGACCAAGCCGGTAACCATTTTCGCACCGCCTCTTTGGTGGTATCCGGGTCCTGCCACCACCGTTCTACCATTCGGTAGGTCAGCCGCCACGGTCCCCGCGGCCGGCTCTGCCCCTGAATATGTGATACGGGCAGCAACACACTTAGCAGCCACCAGGCTGGTAGTAACAAGCGGATTCGCATGGGTTGGCGTAAAGGTGACGCTTAAAAGTAAAGCGAAAACGCTGCCGCCGAAGCCGTGGTATTTATTGAGGCAAAAAGCTGCCTTACTGCCGCGTCAGTACCTCGTCAATCAGGCCGTATTCCTTGGCCTCGTCAGCCCGCATCCAGTAGTCGCGGTCCGAGTCGTCGTGGATTTGCTGATAGGTTTTGCCCGTGCGTTCGGCGTAGATGCCGTAGAGCTCCTGGCGCAGCTTTACCACCTCGCGGGCCGTGATTTCGATGTCGGCCGAGGGGCCCTGCACGCCGCCGCTGGGCTGGTGAATCATGACGCGGGCGTGGGGCAGGGCCGAGCGTTTGCCGGGGGCGCCGCCGCAGAGCAAAAAGGCGCCCATGCTGGCCGCCAGCCCGGTGCAGATGGTGGCCACGTCGGGCCGCACGTACTGCATGGTGTCGTACATGCCCAGCCCGGCATACACCGAGCCACCCGGCGAATTAATGTAAAGCAGAATGTCCTTGCGGGCATCCACCGATTCCAGAAACAGCAGTTGGGCGTTAATGATGTTGGCAATGTTGTCGTCGACGGCCTGACCGAGGAAGATGATGCGGTCCATGATGAGGCGCGAAAACACGTCGATTTCGGCGAAGCGCGTGGGCCGCTCCTCAATGACGGAGCGCGTCATGCCGGTGAAGTGCTGGCGGGCGCGGCCTTCGGCGCGGGTCAGGTACTGGTCCACCACGAGGCCGTTGAGGCCCTGGCCGTGCACGGCAAATTTTCGGAATTCCTGTTTGTTCAGCATGGGATGGGGAAAGTGAAAAATGTGGGCACAGGAAGTCTGGCTTCGCCGGAAATGGCGAAGGGAAATCATAACCCGTGCGGAGTGTTTGGGGGAAGTAGGCTAAGTCAGCAGTTGGTTACCACGGCTTCATTCGTTGCCAGAGGCGGGCCCAGGGACTGGCGGGCGGCCCATAGAGGCGGGTGTGGATGCCGGCCAACTCGCGCCGCAACTGGCGCCGGCCGGCCAGCCGTAGGCCCTTATATAGCTGCTGCTGAGCAGCCGTATCAGCGGCCAGCTCGCCATCCAGCAGCAGGCGCAGCTGCCAGTCCTCGGCCGGCAGGGCGGCGGGGCCGCGCATCAGCTGCTGCTCAATCAGGCGCAGGCGTTCGAGTTCGGGGCGCATGGCTTAGTATTCAATGGTTTCGGAATGGAAAGCCCGACGCACCGAGTT
Proteins encoded in this region:
- a CDS encoding penicillin acylase family protein, translating into MIKALLALVASLALVWALNTKHGNLPPLGKLLSPYRGFWQNGEKAGDFPAQQTLALPGLQFPVTVRYDDHRVPHVFAQNDHDLYYAQGYLTARDRLWQMDFVAHVAAGRLAEIVGPERLETDRFFRRMGLGFGAQKSTAAALADPVSGPVVRAYSEGVNAYVNSLTPATYPFEYKLLDYAPEPWEPLKSALILKYMAFDLTGRSDDLRMSNALRKYGPAVMRDLFPDYPTRESPVVPAGTPLDFQPLAVPPVPPAFAAAEAPYTPNQEPDRELGSNNFAVSGARSATGFPILANDPHLQLNLPSIWYQVQLAAPGVNVYGVSIPGTPTAIIGFNEQAAWGVTNTYADVLDWYQIQFRDARRREYWHAGQWKPVRRVVERIKVRGQADRLDTVLYTHHGPVVYERPQTPFMAQTPIGYAARWTAHDAANEFLTFYRLNRARSYADYTAALASYGAPAQNFVFANTAQDIALWPNGRFPLKWREQGKYLLDGRDPAQEWQGWIPAAQNPHVKNPARDFVSSANQSSVRPEDYPYYLNWDYGSSERGLRINQRLGRMPRATADSLRLLQNDDLGLNAQLMLPRMLALAGTLPPSSPEGRALASLQVWNYHYAAGAIGPSLFELWYDNLVKRLWDDDFPLDPKGPAYRYPARDRTNTLILKEDSSRWIDDRRTRARETLPLLARQSLRWAVDSLTRKYGPQSDKWRWAAQKSTDVLHLLKLPGFGVMDVDCGGGAGIVNATTERTGPSWRMVVELGPQLRAYGVYPGGQSGNPGSPFYNSMMETWRVGQLDELVFLKNVHEANPRVATSWALKGQ
- a CDS encoding septal ring lytic transglycosylase RlpA family protein, with protein sequence MILFRRSALLVLSSCFIFLLSFLSAPAHATARGSKAASAPSVSTTVLRGRASWYASSLQGRRTTSGERYNRNKYTCAHKTLPFGTRLRVTNVKNGKTVVVRVSDRGPFRHQRILDLSEIAARPLGITECGAATVVAEVVADETPLGPATAPENLSGLVAADPNPDAAFTTYSVLNLPAVNADSAAVDAHGALIAASGTAKSKVISAAETVTCPAGFLIQAGSFVDAANATAVQARIKALLPELKVEVAQELLDGRQRSRVLVGQFGEKPEAEAVRQQLLLWGIGGLVREVALR
- a CDS encoding arylesterase — translated: MKNIIFFGDSLTAGHGLRASESFPSLLQQRLDEQHLSYKAYNYGVSGETSAGGRQRLASVLARHPVDVFVLALGANDGIRGIPVRETTQNLQFIIDAVRRQYPQAQLVLAGLEFPFDLGPLGGHRLAHYAAEFKALFRTLAEKNSLPFVPFLLQGVLGRRELNLPDGVHPNPAGQKILAENVWQVLGPLLQQPVSS
- a CDS encoding DUF6526 family protein encodes the protein MATPTKNTPMYYPWHHFVLMPLALLMAGYAITRYTKVAGDDDQIARLWFTVAALAVIGLGVLVMLRQHYALQLQDRICRLEVRQRYFEVSGRRFAELEKQLTLKQILSLRLAGDAELPALAQAAASEKLSPKDIQARITDFQFDTMRV
- a CDS encoding DUF4286 family protein; translation: MILYNVTSSIDPAVADEWLDYMRTTHMPEVMESGFFIKSQLLRMLNEEDNGVTYAAQYYCISLEQLEAYQNVCAPALRADMDKHFAGRYHSFRTMLEVVE
- a CDS encoding DUF72 domain-containing protein; translated protein: MDFGRLPDLRYVDFRLPPDHPETARVLAKARPAQPAPARLHVGCPIWTNKEWLGSYFPAGIKEPDYLHYYAQQFNSIELNTTHYRIPDAATVRRWREAVGPTFKFCPKLPRSISHERELFQADDLVVTMARAYEALGENLGWAFLQLPPHFGPEHLPRLERFLLDFPETVPLAVELRHPRWYADRGLADAVFATFEALNKTLVITDVAGRRDVLPMRLTTPVAFIRFNGHGLHSTDYERADAWAERLAAWVAQGIHDIYFFIHQKDVRHAPVFAQYFLEKVRLLTGIVVAPPFIIPQPVQGNLFG